A single genomic interval of Nostoc commune NIES-4072 harbors:
- a CDS encoding aldo/keto reductase has protein sequence MQTKQLGNSELHITPIGFGAWAIGGGEWAFGWGAQDDQESIEAIARALDLGVNWIDTAAIYGLGHSEEVVAKALKGRSNRPYIFTKCSMIWDEKGEISRSLKADSVRREVEASLRRLDIETIDLYQIHWPNPESEIEEGWTTLSKLKDEGKVRYIGVSNFNVEQLKRIQKIAPVTSLQPPYSLVKPDVEKEILPFCQENNIGVIVYSPMQSGLLTGKMTPERVANLPDNDWRRNSSEFQEPRLSRNLKLVELLQHIGEQHDRSPGEVAIAWTLNNPAVTAAIVGARNPKQVEGIIAAGEFRLNQQELDQIAAFLGENP, from the coding sequence ATGCAAACCAAACAGCTCGGTAATTCAGAGCTTCACATTACCCCAATCGGCTTTGGAGCCTGGGCGATCGGTGGAGGTGAATGGGCTTTTGGTTGGGGAGCGCAGGATGACCAGGAATCGATTGAAGCGATCGCTCGCGCTCTCGACCTCGGCGTTAATTGGATTGACACCGCAGCTATCTATGGTCTAGGACATTCGGAGGAAGTTGTTGCTAAGGCGCTCAAGGGTCGATCTAATCGCCCTTACATTTTCACTAAATGTTCAATGATTTGGGATGAAAAGGGCGAAATTAGTCGCAGTCTGAAGGCGGATTCTGTGCGGCGGGAAGTTGAAGCTAGTTTGCGCCGACTTGACATTGAAACCATTGATCTCTACCAAATCCACTGGCCTAACCCAGAGTCAGAAATTGAAGAAGGCTGGACGACTCTCTCCAAACTCAAGGATGAGGGTAAGGTTCGCTATATCGGGGTTTCAAACTTCAATGTAGAACAGTTAAAACGTATCCAAAAGATTGCACCAGTTACCTCATTGCAACCGCCTTATTCATTGGTTAAGCCTGATGTTGAAAAGGAAATTCTGCCTTTTTGTCAGGAAAACAACATCGGTGTAATTGTATATTCACCTATGCAATCGGGTTTACTTACAGGAAAGATGACACCTGAGCGAGTTGCCAATTTACCAGATAATGATTGGCGCAGGAATAGTAGTGAATTTCAGGAGCCACGTTTATCTCGTAATCTGAAGCTGGTAGAGCTGTTGCAGCATATTGGTGAACAACACGATCGCTCCCCCGGTGAGGTGGCGATCGCTTGGACTTTAAACAATCCGGCGGTGACAGCTGCGATCGTTGGCGCACGCAATCCTAAGCAGGTGGAAGGAATCATCGCTGCTGGGGAATTTCGCCTCAATCAGCAGGAACTAGATCAGATTGCTGCTTTTCTTGGCGA
- a CDS encoding SDR family oxidoreductase, with product MSEDLKGKVALITGANKGIGYEIARQLGSRGATVLVGARDIKRGEEAANKLCSNEIDARSVQLDVTDQKTIDSAAKQIESEFGKLDILVNNAGILSDGDAYGGKLRLPPSQVDIETLRHTYDTNVFGVFAVTKTLLPLLKKSTAGRIVNISSGLGSLTQNSDPNYEFANSKLLAYNSSKTAVNAITVLLAAELKDTPIKINAADPGFTATDINQNQGYRTVEQGAIAAVRLATLPDDGSSGGFFDEDGVVPW from the coding sequence ATGTCAGAAGATTTAAAAGGCAAAGTTGCGCTAATCACTGGTGCAAACAAAGGTATCGGGTATGAGATTGCACGCCAACTAGGTTCTAGAGGCGCTACTGTTCTGGTTGGTGCAAGAGATATCAAACGTGGTGAAGAAGCGGCGAATAAACTTTGTTCAAATGAGATCGATGCTCGATCAGTTCAACTTGATGTCACAGACCAAAAAACAATTGACTCTGCGGCTAAACAAATTGAGAGCGAATTTGGAAAACTTGACATCCTTGTGAACAATGCTGGAATCTTAAGTGATGGCGATGCCTACGGCGGTAAACTACGCCTTCCACCCAGTCAAGTTGATATTGAAACACTGCGACACACTTACGATACAAATGTATTTGGAGTGTTTGCAGTTACAAAAACGCTGTTGCCACTCTTAAAGAAGTCAACAGCAGGGCGAATAGTAAATATATCAAGTGGTTTAGGTTCTCTAACTCAAAACTCTGACCCAAATTATGAGTTCGCTAATTCTAAGCTTCTCGCTTATAACTCATCAAAGACAGCAGTAAATGCGATCACAGTTCTATTGGCTGCTGAACTTAAAGATACCCCAATTAAAATCAATGCTGCTGACCCAGGCTTCACAGCAACAGACATTAATCAAAACCAAGGATACCGCACCGTTGAGCAGGGAGCGATCGCAGCAGTGAGACTTGCCACTTTACCTGATGATGGTTCTAGCGGAGGGTTTTTTGATGAGGATGGCGTGGTTCCCTGGTAG
- a CDS encoding cyanophycinase — MTKAFPSIARRLKNTGIKLLKMGTFLITRFIASWKRYFLGDTIDVRPSPSGSPSFDNARPTLAGPVLTLGGGGPDVDDAIQWMINQVRGGSNSGTRVNVVVLRTNGNHDYNRLIYAMKGVNSVETLLIRNREEANKAEIYEKIRNADVIFFAGGDQCQYIRNWKDTKLEAAVKSVYLKGGGIGGTSAGAMIQSDCVYDACASSEKGIETRDALDDPYRDITFTYNFFNWSNLKGTIVDTHFDRRQRMGRIMAFIARQIKDGVASSVLGIAVSESTSVLVDKNGLVKVMGRGDAYFVLGNHIPEVCEPRKPLTFSNYKIWKVRSGDTFNLKNRPTSGYYLRSVKRGRIDSNPY, encoded by the coding sequence ATGACAAAGGCATTCCCAAGCATAGCAAGGCGCTTGAAAAATACAGGAATCAAGTTGTTGAAGATGGGAACCTTCCTAATAACCCGTTTTATTGCAAGCTGGAAACGCTACTTCCTGGGTGACACTATTGATGTCCGCCCCTCCCCCTCTGGCTCTCCCTCTTTCGACAATGCTAGACCCACCTTAGCAGGCCCAGTCCTTACCTTAGGTGGGGGTGGCCCCGATGTCGATGATGCAATCCAGTGGATGATCAATCAAGTTCGGGGAGGTAGTAACTCCGGCACTAGAGTTAATGTTGTAGTTCTCCGCACCAATGGTAATCACGATTACAATCGGCTGATTTATGCCATGAAGGGCGTAAACTCTGTGGAAACTCTTCTGATTCGTAATAGAGAAGAAGCAAACAAAGCTGAGATTTATGAAAAAATTAGAAATGCTGATGTAATTTTCTTTGCTGGCGGCGACCAATGTCAATACATCCGCAACTGGAAAGATACCAAGCTTGAGGCTGCCGTTAAGTCAGTTTACCTTAAGGGAGGTGGTATTGGTGGCACCAGTGCGGGTGCAATGATCCAAAGTGATTGTGTCTATGATGCTTGTGCTTCTTCTGAAAAAGGCATTGAAACTAGAGATGCACTCGATGATCCCTACCGAGACATTACTTTTACTTACAACTTTTTCAATTGGAGTAATTTGAAGGGAACCATTGTAGATACGCACTTCGACAGGCGGCAAAGAATGGGTCGAATTATGGCTTTCATTGCCCGTCAAATTAAGGACGGTGTAGCTAGCAGTGTTTTAGGCATAGCGGTTAGCGAAAGTACATCGGTTCTTGTGGATAAAAACGGTTTGGTGAAAGTTATGGGTAGGGGTGACGCGTACTTTGTACTTGGCAATCATATACCAGAAGTATGTGAACCCCGAAAGCCGTTGACCTTTTCTAATTACAAAATTTGGAAAGTTCGCAGTGGCGATACTTTTAATTTAAAAAACAGACCAACTTCTGGGTACTATCTCAGGAGTGTTAAAAGGGGACGGATTGATTCAAATCCCTATTAA
- a CDS encoding glycosyltransferase family 4 protein, translating into MKILVLSWEFPPRIIGGIARHVAELYPELVKLGHEVHLITAEFGHASMYEVVEGVKVHRVPVAHSNDFFHWVVNLNLSMGDHGGKLILEEGPFDLIHAHDWLVGDAAIALKHNFKIPLIATIHATEYGRYNGIHTDIQGYINSKETLLAYNAWRIIVCSNYMRQEVERALHSPWDKIDVIYNGIRAEKKQHNVDFHALNFRRQFATDDEQIVYYLGRMTYEKGVPILLNAAPKILSQMAGNVKFVIVGGGNTDHLKRQAWDLGIWHHCYFTGFLSDQYLDRFQTVADCAVFPSLYEPFGIVALESFASRVPVVVSDTGGFPEVVQHTKTGIVTWVNNPDSLAWGILEVLKNPGYRQWLVDNAYEDLKRRFSWPKLAKQTEEVYQRVVQERSQIAW; encoded by the coding sequence ATGAAGATACTGGTACTGAGTTGGGAGTTTCCACCAAGGATTATTGGGGGAATTGCGCGGCATGTAGCGGAATTGTACCCGGAACTGGTAAAGCTAGGACATGAAGTCCACTTAATTACAGCAGAATTTGGTCATGCGTCGATGTATGAAGTGGTTGAGGGAGTAAAGGTGCATCGAGTGCCAGTGGCACATAGTAATGACTTTTTCCACTGGGTAGTCAATCTCAACCTGAGTATGGGAGATCATGGTGGTAAGTTGATTTTAGAAGAAGGGCCTTTTGATTTAATTCATGCCCACGATTGGTTAGTAGGAGATGCTGCGATCGCTCTCAAGCATAATTTTAAAATACCACTAATTGCTACAATTCACGCTACAGAATACGGACGCTATAACGGTATTCACACAGATATTCAAGGTTATATAAATAGCAAAGAAACCTTGCTGGCTTACAACGCTTGGCGGATTATTGTTTGTAGCAACTATATGCGCCAAGAAGTAGAACGAGCGCTACACAGTCCTTGGGACAAAATCGATGTTATTTATAACGGTATCCGAGCCGAAAAGAAACAGCATAACGTAGATTTTCATGCTCTGAATTTTCGCCGCCAATTCGCCACAGACGATGAGCAAATAGTTTATTACCTTGGTCGCATGACTTACGAAAAGGGTGTACCTATATTGCTCAATGCCGCACCTAAGATCCTTTCGCAAATGGCAGGTAATGTTAAATTTGTAATTGTTGGTGGCGGCAATACTGACCATCTCAAGCGCCAAGCCTGGGATTTGGGAATTTGGCATCATTGCTATTTTACAGGTTTTCTCTCGGATCAATACTTAGACAGATTCCAAACTGTCGCTGACTGTGCCGTTTTTCCTAGTCTTTACGAACCTTTTGGAATTGTGGCTTTAGAAAGCTTTGCTTCTCGGGTTCCGGTAGTAGTTTCTGATACGGGTGGTTTTCCAGAAGTAGTGCAACATACCAAAACAGGCATTGTGACTTGGGTGAACAATCCCGATTCTTTAGCTTGGGGAATTTTGGAGGTTTTGAAAAATCCAGGGTATCGGCAATGGCTGGTGGATAACGCTTATGAGGATTTAAAGCGACGGTTTAGCTGGCCGAAATTAGCCAAGCAAACCGAAGAAGTATATCAGCGAGTTGTACAAGAGCGATCGCAAATTGCGTGGTAA